One genomic segment of Deinococcus sp. HSC-46F16 includes these proteins:
- the coaBC gene encoding bifunctional phosphopantothenoylcysteine decarboxylase/phosphopantothenate--cysteine ligase CoaBC yields MTVPAPTAPTPPAPLVLVIVGGSIAAVKAPSVLRRLRERGAIARVIATDAALAFVTDLSLATAAAHEVATDATWFSPRPDAQHLTLARADAVVVVGASADLLARAAGGHASDLASATLLSVRAPVLWVPAMNEKMWTHPAVQANAETLRGWGHRFLGPEVGAFGTAGEGSGLGRMAEPEEIAAAALALLTPPVPQDLAGLHVVVSAGPTREYLDPVRFISNPSSGKMGFAVAEEARDRGARVTLVTGPVSLPDPSGVTVQRIETALELRDAVKAAAQDAEIVVMTAAVADYRAAEAATEKQAKVAGDVTVPLTPNPDILAELGREKGERVLVGFAMETHAGVERAAAKAERKNADFILLNYPTREGTAFGGDDNEVTLVRPDGSHEAWPRLSKREVARRLLDEARRVRGKR; encoded by the coding sequence GTGACCGTGCCCGCCCCGACTGCCCCGACGCCGCCTGCTCCTCTCGTCCTCGTGATCGTCGGGGGCAGCATCGCCGCCGTGAAGGCTCCCTCGGTGCTGCGGCGGCTGCGCGAGCGCGGGGCTATAGCGCGGGTCATCGCCACGGACGCTGCGCTCGCTTTCGTGACTGATCTCAGCCTCGCCACCGCCGCCGCGCACGAGGTCGCCACCGACGCGACGTGGTTCTCGCCGCGCCCGGACGCGCAGCACCTCACCCTGGCGCGGGCGGACGCAGTCGTCGTGGTGGGCGCCTCCGCCGACCTGCTCGCGCGGGCGGCCGGGGGGCACGCCTCCGACCTCGCCTCGGCCACGCTGCTCAGCGTCCGCGCCCCCGTGCTGTGGGTCCCTGCCATGAACGAGAAGATGTGGACCCACCCGGCGGTGCAGGCCAACGCGGAGACGCTGCGCGGCTGGGGCCACCGTTTCCTGGGGCCGGAGGTCGGCGCGTTCGGAACAGCGGGGGAGGGGTCAGGCCTGGGCCGCATGGCCGAGCCGGAGGAGATCGCGGCGGCGGCGCTGGCGCTGCTCACGCCCCCGGTTCCCCAGGACCTCGCGGGCCTGCACGTCGTCGTCTCCGCCGGGCCGACCCGCGAATACCTCGACCCGGTGCGCTTTATCAGCAACCCGTCGAGCGGCAAGATGGGCTTCGCGGTGGCCGAGGAGGCGCGGGACCGGGGCGCCCGCGTGACGCTGGTGACCGGGCCGGTGTCCCTCCCCGACCCCTCTGGCGTGACGGTGCAGCGCATTGAGACGGCGCTGGAATTGCGGGACGCGGTGAAGGCTGCCGCGCAGGATGCCGAGATCGTCGTGATGACGGCGGCGGTGGCCGACTACCGCGCGGCCGAAGCCGCCACCGAGAAGCAGGCGAAGGTCGCAGGCGACGTGACCGTCCCCCTCACGCCCAATCCCGACATCCTCGCGGAACTGGGGCGTGAGAAAGGCGAGCGCGTGCTGGTCGGTTTTGCGATGGAGACGCACGCGGGGGTGGAGCGGGCAGCCGCCAAGGCGGAGCGTAAAAACGCCGACTTCATCCTGCTGAACTACCCCACGCGCGAGGGGACCGCATTTGGCGGCGACGACAACGAGGTCACGCTGGTCCGCCCGGACGGCTCGCACGAGGCCTGGCCGCGCCTGAGCAAGCGCGAGGTGGCCCGCAGGTTGCTGGACGAGGCGCGGCGGGTGCGCGGGAAGCGGTAA